AGGTTAAGTAAATCCAAAGATACAATGAAAATTCATGCTAAAAAAGCCAGGCCAGAGTGTACAATGTGGACATCAGCTGTCATTAAACTGACACACAATAAACAGTTTATGGTGGGATTGGGATAGCTGAAGTTTCATGTTTCCAAAGATCTCAAAAGGCACATTCCTTTTATAAGAGCTgaaaattattaattttttttaaagtacaaagcatacacttcaaaaaaacctcTGCCTATTAAAAACCCTCAAGCTGTCTCCTCCCTTTTGAAATCTGGATGTTATTCAAACTATTCTGCCGTGTGGATAGAATTTACAAGACAATTACTCATCACATTTATCTGAGGGCTGCAGATGCCAAATTTTGAAAGGCCCTCAGTTGGGCCCAAAATTCTTGTCAATAGAATggaacacctcccccccctcctctctctctctctcacacacacacaaacaaacaaacaaacacactatGAATTTTTTTCTCTGGAACACAGTGAATCCTAGGGGATACAAAGATCCCAGGAGTCTTCAGGGGTTAATCTGCAAGAATCATGCCACTTCCCTTTAGTGGAAATTTACTGCTGAATCCAACCCCTCTTCTTGGCTCTGCAAGCCATCTGGCAATACATGCTTACTTCGAAACAAGCCCCGCCACCTTCATCATTGTCAGTGGAATTTCCATAGGTTATTGTTTTTGAATCTGTCACAAGTTGAATTAGACAAGCAAGAAACTAGCAAAGATATACATCTGAGAGGGGTATCCTTTTGAGAAAAATAGATGTTTTATAGATTAAACCAAGAATTAAAACCTATGCTGATAGCCTGGCCAATAAATAGCTCACTAAACCTTTCACTCGTTCACCTACGCACACATACCATGTTAATTATTTATAGCAAAATGACAGCTCCAACGAAGAAAAAGGCAACTTGCATCTAATTTTTAACACCTTCTCTGCCTAGGCACTTGGAAGTGATTAACTTCTCCTCAGATCAtattacacgcacacacacccctaaACTGTAAATGCACACATTTGTGTGCATTTTTGAAACagtggccctgaaagaactagcctcACCTGGGTTCTCAGGCCTGCACCAATCTCAGATCCGTGGGGGTGTGTGGCTATTCTTGTCTGGGAGGCTTCCTCCTTGTCTctaacctggaaattgcagctggtgcaaaatgtggctgccagggtcctcacaggaaaaccttggggggcccatatccagccagggctgaggcagctgcattggtagcCGGAtgcagcccggatcaggttcaaagttttgattttgaccttttaaggccctttgcggtctgggacccacatacctgaaggacctgTTGTCCTATGTCTCCCGCAGCGCCTTACGTTCTGTGGGTACCAACGTGCTGGTTGGGCCCAGCTCCtgggaagtctgcctggcctcgaccagggccagagcttttaaGGAAAGGATAGGTCACTGAGACACTGCTTCAGATTGAGAGATTAGTTACATTTCTGCATTCACAGCTGTAAAAGAAGGGCTGACTAAAATTAAAAAGGGGCACTGGAAAGATGAAGCACCAAGCAAGAAAAACCGGCAACCATTGCAGGTTTAAAAAGAAGCCCAAGTTGAGGTCATGAGCATTCTACTCTAAAAACAGGTGACtggacattatttttttaaaaaaatatttaagagCACCACTTTTACAGACTGTATGAAGGCTCAACTAACTTTAAAATGAGAATGATTTAGTAACCAGGCAGTACACATTTCATGTACAAAGGAtctaaataatacatttattttaatttaagtcatctttttttcttgaattttagTCACTCCATGGTAGTATGAAAACCTCCCAatttctgaaatgctgaaagCACTGATGTTTTTTTAAGCATGGGAACCATAACGTATGTGGGCATGCGCAACTTCAGTGAGAGGTTAGCAGCGCTAGTCCTTTTCGGCAAAGCAaaattccagtccagtagcaccttaaagactgacagcaTTTGCCAGGGCatcagctttcatgagtcaaaccTCACTTTATCAGAGAGTGTAGCTCACAAAAGGAAACAACTGTCCCTTTCCAGGTGTTTACAAGCACTACTCAACTTCACATGGCCAATTCAACACCAATTGGGTGGGCCATGTCTGCTCCAGTTGTATCATCAGCTTTTTAAATTAGCTTTCATTTTCACCAGAGCTCAGCTCAGCAATGAGACGTGCACCAGAGTTCCTTGTGCTGCTGAGCCTTTGGGACACATCTTGGACTTTCCTTGCTCCTTCCTCCAGCGTTCTTCTGTCTGAAACACTGGAGGCAGACAGCCAAGGTGATGCTTCATTATACATTGGATGGCCAatgaaagcttatgccagaaTAAGCTTGATTAAAGAGACATAGACCTCTCTGTTATATCTGTGAAGCTTTAGCATTGCTACCTCTATGGACTCTGAAAACAGAAGCTTCAGGCAAAGAACTAAAATTGCATGCTCAAGAACAATTACAATGAATTAAGGGCAATATTTTATTAGGACCTTTTTACCCCTACCTCTGGGTACTGTTTAATTATTACACAGTTTAATTATcacacagtttaaaacaataaaaacaccatAGAAACATCCTTTACAACAATAcaatatggaggggggggaaggtgacCTCTTGTTCAGCATAtctaatcccctcccccctccaaccaGAGGGCTAGTTTTATTCCAATGGGAGTGAGGCATCAAGAGGGGGTTGCGGTTCTCCCCCCTCGCCTCTgctttatcctcccaacagccctgcaaggaaagtgaggctgagagatggtGATGGCCACAACTTCACCCaggaggcttccatggcagagtggctgTCCCAGATCCCCTATACCATTCTAGCGCTACCCACAATTTACGCGTGATAATTGCAGGCTCCCTTAGACGGTAGCAAGTTGCGAGAAAAGCTTCCTGATCTATCCAGCATGCTACAAATCATATCAGTTTCCCTTTCTAAGAGAGACATTACCACCATTTTTAATTTGTCTCTGTCCTTTGCAAAGTGCACAGAACTGTCCTGGCAAATGGATGGAAAGCTGCATCTAAGCCTCTTGCATTAGAGAGGAATCACACAAGATGGAGGAACGCTGCTTTGCCCTCCTAGCTGCCATTTGCAtgttttcttccccatctgcaAAATACACCCTGAGATACCCACACTGGTCCTTTTTAGCAACTCTCAATATGGAGTTTGGCCTTCTGGCCCTGGGGCATCAATGCATACGTTGGGCTCAGCTGCTTCTGTTCCACCACTTGCTTTCTGACCCACCACTGAGCTAAGAAGTTTACATTATCATTGGCTAGTAAATCCACACTCCTGTTCTGAATGTTTAGCACAATCTCATTGTCTGCAACCCTTAACATCTCAGCCACAAACTTAGGAAATGGCACATCTAAGTACACAAACAAAAAGATATTACATGAATTTCAAACCCAGTATTTTGTAATTAAGATCTGAGATGAATTAGGAACACCTTTATATATACTCTCAACAGGTCTTTCTAATGTTAATAGCATCTCCCTTCTGTACTTTGTATCATCTTCTAAAACTTTTGACTGAGAACCAAAATCCAAGCCCCACTAAAAGAGAATTATGGTTTTGTAATCTGTTCTCTGCAGtcccattattttattttcagatccTAAAACTTTATAGCTTTCCCGGAATGCTGCACTTTTCAAATAGATTTCTACTTTTTACAGATATTTCACAAACAGAAAATCACTTACTTGTATTTCATTTGAATCTACTTCTCTTAATCAAAAAGCATGCATGCAATGGTAAGATGTACATAATTTGTTATTTTATAAAAGGGAAACAAGATTTCATAAACCACTGATTTCATAAGCCACTTCTACCCAGATATAAAAGTTCTTATTGCTCAAAATCGATGTCAACAAAAAATTTCGTTAATGATTGTAATAAGGAGAAGTGGCTGATAAAGATGGCCAAGTGAATTAGCTACCACAGTTTGAGTTGTGGTACACTGAATCCATCTCTGGTTATGTCACTCTACTTCCTAGTTTTTCCTATATGAAAGTGTACAAAAAAGGTTTAAACTTTCCCACGGCTTGCCTAGACTACAGAGATGCCCTATAATGAACCCCCATTTTAGTCACTATCCCATCCTTTCCTCATTATtggattctgttgttgttgttattctggaATTGCACTCATTTATCTTTTCCCCTACCCGTGCACCTattctctacatcaggggtagtcaaactgcggccctccagatgtccatggactacaattcccaggagcccctgctggcaggggctcctgggaatggtagtccatggacatctggagggccgcagtttgcctccCCCCGCTCTACATTATCGTCAGGAGCTCTTTCATAATCATATCTCAAAATACGTACCCCACCCCATCATACCGCATCACATTTCTAAACTGTGTACCTGGACAAAGTTCAACGGGTGCAATTATGAACACTGTTTTTAAGGAACAGTGTTCCGTAAAAATCATCTGACAACTCCATGAAGATTGGGACGGTGAGATGCAAAACTGAAATGATATCTTAACGATCTGGACACAGCGTACAAGGGCAGAACTATTTCAGCTTCACTCAGGATCCAGGACAATAAAACAGCACGTTAGAGCTGATTATTCAGTGGCTGATTTTCTGCTGGATTCAGTGGCCTGCTTGTGTTCTCTTGCTGTATTTCTTTTTTAGGATGAAGATCCTCACGGAACATCATGAAAGCATCCACAATAAACGCTATGCTGGCAAAGTATCCAAACACCTGTTAAGCAAAAGAGGGGAGTAATCTAGTCATTAAAAAGCACACAAAGGACTGACTGTTAAGGTTGAGCTTCCCATTAACCCATGGCCAGTGCTTATGAGCAGTTAGAGGCTTTGGGGTTGCTGCCAATAAACATTGTAATatagggaatggggggggggggagtccagcaaGGCCTGCAGCCAAAGCCATCCCCAGCTGGTATCTCTGACTTTGTTCCACATTACCCCAGGCACCACCAGCTGCCAAAAATAAGCAGCATGCCATTGGCATGTTGTGCAAATGCCACCTTGTGCTGGAAAACACTGGCTCTTTAATCAAAGCATCTTTTTTGCACAGATTGCTAGGACTGGATTCCAGAAACACTTGCTGCAGTGATGCATTTTGCTTGCCTGTTGACAACAGCTCCAACTGCACCAAGAATCTTATGTGCTCCAGCTCATTGAGCAACTGCATTTCTCAACTCATGTGCATGCTTCTCTTAAGACTCCCAAGCCTCAAATCCCCATCTCCCCAGATCACATAATAGACAGAAAAGGAATGTTTTTGCCCCTTTAAAATTTACATGGCCTGATCTCCGCATGGCTGAATTGAACGCAAATCAGTTCCGTGATTCAGCCAGTCTGATTCAGGCAATTTAACTACAGAAGAAGGTCGATTCAGACTGGACTAGTCTGAAAAGTGTCCAAAACATGTTTCGGGTACCTTTTGGAATATCTGAAATGAATTGCAGGTGCCTAAGTCATATCACTTAAGCGAATCAGGTACCAGCTTAACATCCTTCACTGGGCATTGGCTTCAGCTTATTCTACTAGCTCACGGAAGTGAGACATCATTCCCTGCCAAAGTCTGAGCTATTTCAGTCATGGCGGAATGGTCTGCTTGAGGAGAATAGGAGACTGCTGGCTCTAATGATGAGACAAAGTGGTCCTGTTTGAGAGGGCATTGCACAGATGTTTTTGGAACTGCCAAGTATACACAGTGAGGCCATGTACTTACAATGGCAGCAATTTCAACTGATGTCCTGTCACTGGTTGCAGAAAACACAATTGAAGCTAATAAGAACAAGGCCCCCATTATTGTAACGATCCAGAAATccttcaaataataaaaataatgtacagTTAGCATtagaaatgtcattttaaaaatctctcgTTATTTCTGGCGGAAGAACTTCTTTTTTGTTGGTGAACTCATCTTACGAATGGAGAAAGTGAAGCTGAAAACAAAGACTTCAGCAGCGTTTGAAATTTAGTTTTCTCCGATCATATGCTGTCACAATAAGTTCTTTGCCACAGTGGCTTTCAAAGTAAACCCTCTTGGCTGTCACAAAGTGAAGTTAACAACATTATAGAACAAGTCACAAAACAGATAAGTTGCTCAATTACTGATCCTACCAAATGCCCTTCCAAAATCAAAGTCTTAACTGGGCATCTAAAACTTAGCCATTTATACTGTTGGCTTGGGTGCTTACCAAAAGACTTCTCTAGGCCCACCCAAGCCTAAGTAGATTAGGAGCCCCTCCTGCAGAGGCATACTAAGCCATGAAACTCAATCATCACCTCCTTGCTGCCTGGTCTATCACTGGTCTACACACTATAACTCTTTATACTGTTAACGATTAGGAACTAGGATGTCCAACTACAAAAAAACACTCCCTGCCCATGAAAAGAAGtcttgaaaaataaaacatttctccTTGTCTGCTGGCAGGTTCTATGGCCCCCAAACTAACATTTCTTTCATACTTGAgcatgaaatgtttttaaagttgcCAAAAGCATATTTTGCATTAATCACCCTGCAGTTCCCATGAGGAATGGTCTTGAGTGGACACAGACAAGAACAGAACGGGACCTGCCATCCAAACAGCAGCCGTAAGACATGTACGAAGAACCTCTCCTTACCAACTGCCTGACTTGGTCCTTCCCTACTCTCTCGTAGAGTGATGTGCAGTACATGGCAAGGACTGGGATACACAAGAGGAAGGCACAACAGCTGACAAACTCAAAGAAGTAAAGTCCACCACAGCTGGTGCAAACCTCTAAGACTTCTTCAAGCACAAAGGCCAGGAAAGACAGCCCCTgcggaggaagaaaaagaaagtcaGTTTAACAGCAGGCTGAATGACGAtatccctgcaaaaaaaaaatgtatatatataagcGCATTCATGGAAGGTATTTTTATAAGGTAGTCTGTATTCATATAAACATGTCCAGGTATCTGGTTTGCAGTACAATCCTCATCTTCTCCAATCTCATTACGGTCTTAGAAATTTCCATTTCTCAGACGCATAACTTTGGCTAGGAGATCAGAATGTATCCAgatccatcaagaaacctcaagcCCGAAGCAGGATTTGAAGTTGGCGTCTTCTGAATGCATACACCCAGTGTCTTAACCATATTTTCTTGACTTGAAAGACACCACCTTCCCAAAGTGACAGTTAAGAAGCTGTAGTCCTCAAACGAGGGCCCCAGAACTCTTCTGCATTACGGTGGCTCCTACATTGCCCGCCTGCCAAACCGGTCTCCATCATAAAAAGACTTTCCTACACTGGAGAAAGAATTGATGGAAGGGAAACATTAAGAATGCAACCCATTGTTTTCCCCTTTTCATGGGATCCTGAAAAGGACACAGCATAGCCATTGGGAGGTAataaggcagcggttctcaaccgctctgacCCCAACTGCGGTGGCGGCATACACATACGTGTGCGTGCGCATTCACACAGGCACACAACAGTCAGGACagtgtggaggtggccattgcaatTGCTCTGCTGCCTCCAGCCCCCTGCCGCTGGCTGCCGCTGTTGCCTGCCACCCGCCACCACTACCTGCCGCTGCCTGTCACCACCGCTTGTGGCTGTTGCCCGCCGCCGCGGCAGCAAACAACCTGGAAACTGCACAGAAGGGGCCACATGACCACAAATGAGGTCGGGACCCttaggttgagaaccagtgcaaTAAGGGGATAAACAAGGATGTAGTAACACGGCCCCTCAAAAAAACTGCAAAAACAAGAGGAGAAAACTAGATACAGTAACTGTTACTTCCTGACAAATTACGCAAGGCATGTCCTGCTGCAGGAGATTCAAGCCACAAGCAATACCCTTCCCAAATGGACATCACTGCTTCGTTAGAGGAAGGTGCCTACAAATTCATTCCTGGgtctaaagcaaaaaaaaaaaaaatggttagtACATAAGGCCCACTGATCTCCTGCTTCCTCAGCAGATCCCTAGCAGGCTGTTCCTCAGGGTCCACTCCCTCTTTCTCTGGTTGAGCATGCAAGGTCCAGGACTTGGGAGAACTCTGAGAAAAGGAGCCCTTACTCAGCACAGATTTACACAGATGTATCTCCACACATGTGCTGCTGCTATTGCTGAGCTGCATCAGATTTTcagtatcccccacccccatcttctcTCAAAAGCCAGCTCCTCAAAGATTTTCCACTTAAGTTCATCCTTTGCTTTACTTTCAGTTTTTGTATTCTTTCTTCCTGTGTTAGGGCCTGTCTGTCGCTGCATAACAACAAAAGGGACCAACCATTGAGATTTTTCATGACCCGCCTGCTTCCAAACAACCCTGCTGGCTGTGACTAGATCAAATACTAGCATACGAATACGGGACGGCCACCAGCTTTGTATTATTACCATGAAAGGGATGCACAGGCTGTGGAAGCTCCAGTGTGCGTCAGATCTCACAGGTTTCAATGCGGTGTGCAAACTGGAATATGATATATGCCTCGAGCCCTTCAAACTGGCACCAAAATGAGCTTGTCCTGCATTTACTAGAGACAGAATGCCTGACGCTACTGCAGATCCAAAAAACCAgggcatgcatgtatgcatgcatgcattcattcctatataccgccactcttgaccctgccagctcgtggtggttcacagtgGAAGATAAAACAtatcaaacccattactgccaatacaatcaatcaatcaatggcgGCATAATGAACAACCTAACAGGCTTGCAGGATCTCAACTCTACTGCTCACAGTCATTGTTGCTACTCCAATAGATTACTCTGGCGATGTTAGCCTGGGCGGGGGCAGATTGCCAGAGGGCAGGGGGAACCCAAGATCTAATATCCCCGGTCCCTgctgtggcctcaaccaaatgcctggaggaagagctccgtctagcaggccctgcagaacccagagagatCCGTCAGAGCCCTCCTAGGAAATGCTCAGTAGCAAcaggtcatcatcatcatcttcttagaACAGAAGCCTCTCATCTCTTGCGTGCTGAGATGACAAAAGACTTAAAATTGGTGACAATGAAAAGGCCATTGTCCAAGTGGACAGGCTTCCTCACGTCAGCAGATAATTAATTGGTTGTGCAATTAGAGCAGCCAGATTGGCAAGAATACTGGGCTACTGTCAGCTGCCTTGGGAGCAGGCTGCTGAAAAGATGGCCTCTCAGCCTTTGAACAAACAGCACtccccatgcctccctgccaactGAGAGCTGAAGCAACCTAGTGGAGTGCACAGATGGCTAGCCAGGAGTCTGGCTGCATTTTGCATCCTTCCATGCTCATATCCTTGATCCAAGCAAGCATGAGCTCACGACTCACAGATGTTATCAGCCACACCCAAAACCAAGGTGGGACACAGAAAGTACTTTGTTAACCAACACTGGACCACTGCCAGATAAAAAGGCAACATTGCTATTAATCCCTCTTAACCATGGAATCACGTTTCTTACGGAagcaaaacctttttttttaaactaccaaCATTAAAAAAGGCACCAGAGGCCTTCTTTTATAATTTTCATATTGCAACAAAAGGATTTGGGTTTTTTCTTTCTGC
This Paroedura picta isolate Pp20150507F chromosome 11, Ppicta_v3.0, whole genome shotgun sequence DNA region includes the following protein-coding sequences:
- the CMTM6 gene encoding CKLF-like MARVEL transmembrane domain-containing protein 6 isoform X2; the encoded protein is MFEEFPAAASAPRSPSSPAMENGGSVYEPTTSPAERPPSKALRSCGCTAARLDGKRLPLKALQLGLSFLAFVLEEVLEVCTSCGGLYFFEFVSCCAFLLCIPVLAMYCTSLYERVGKDQVRQLDFWIVTIMGALFLLASIVFSATSDRTSVEIAAIVFGYFASIAFIVDAFMMFREDLHPKKEIQQENTSRPLNPAENQPLNNQL
- the CMTM6 gene encoding CKLF-like MARVEL transmembrane domain-containing protein 6 isoform X1, which gives rise to MGYQDMSILSEFPAAASAPRSPSSPAMENGGSVYEPTTSPAERPPSKALRSCGCTAARLDGKRLPLKALQLGLSFLAFVLEEVLEVCTSCGGLYFFEFVSCCAFLLCIPVLAMYCTSLYERVGKDQVRQLDFWIVTIMGALFLLASIVFSATSDRTSVEIAAIVFGYFASIAFIVDAFMMFREDLHPKKEIQQENTSRPLNPAENQPLNNQL